The following are from one region of the Chloracidobacterium sp. genome:
- a CDS encoding TonB-dependent receptor, with the protein MRIPANFLSIMVIVAITAISSFGQSQSTTGLIQGTVVDPNGAVISGASVSARNIATGFERTVTSNSDGFFTAPLLPLGRYRVTTTAGGFASTILENVDVSVGQTLSLRIELKVGETAATVDVSTDAEAVETARTELSTQINERSVENLPINRRDFSRFALLTPGVSIVQGPDGDEITINGQKGIQNNVSIDGADANNPFFGEQRGGQRPAFTISLESVKEFQVVPVGASAEFGRSSGGFINAVTKSGTNSFSGAAFLFFRNQFLSGQNPDAVDAGLPVEDFTNYQFGGNVGGPIKKDKAFFFVAYERNDGESSKPNSIDPILANIFATRFNSPNEQTVIQRTNDADVLLGKVDININNNNLLTFRHNYSRAEQVNGTFDVPTWGSSANGRETSTSNSFIAQLVTNFSPTLLNEFRFQWAKEERPRFYDGPDLPDTTIGTFDGSISYRFGRPFFLPVPSDDDRLQFTDNLTVIRGNHSIKLGVDFNRVKVSQTFIGFARGRYIFAAPTISEAIDGFIDYIDEVNADALALYLQFAPIGNRTVEEAGTQAYTNIEPGLYIQDNWQAKRNLTVNLGFRWEAQFQPDPINQPSATRYGQFLNDPRFTSDGTIPDFTDGFAPRLAMSWSPGNDGKTAIRLGAGIYYARIPGLVVAGPRNTDGVIAGNIFFANFLCTGDKIGGLNGCPDYPGIVPTAGFSPFNPGVAVFERNFKNPRTIQYSASIEREVYKNTSVLFAYNYAKSTRLTRFVNRGDSRLYGGVAIFERPDGSGIGEIRSTESSARSLYQGLTFTLNKRFSNRWQFQANYLLSFDKSDDDNERDPFTFRYVDPRDLSPEYNWSDRDQRHRFNAFATFLLPYEINLSPIVQYRSAQPTSVVNRGSFPNIVKRNTLRLENDFFTFDIRASKAFKITEKVSIEGIFEAFNLFNNRNQRSLPRPLTFNFDGTVSAGFGEPRQAQVGVRLKF; encoded by the coding sequence ATGAGAATCCCTGCCAACTTTCTTTCGATCATGGTCATTGTGGCCATAACTGCGATTTCTTCCTTTGGACAATCACAGTCAACGACCGGTCTGATACAGGGCACGGTCGTCGACCCGAATGGTGCGGTGATTTCTGGAGCATCGGTCTCAGCACGCAACATTGCCACCGGGTTTGAACGCACTGTCACATCAAATTCTGACGGTTTTTTCACGGCTCCGCTGCTGCCGCTCGGGCGTTATCGCGTTACGACGACCGCAGGCGGTTTCGCATCTACGATACTCGAAAATGTCGATGTTTCGGTAGGGCAGACGCTCTCGCTTCGAATAGAGTTGAAGGTCGGTGAAACTGCCGCTACCGTCGACGTCTCAACTGACGCTGAGGCGGTCGAGACCGCCCGAACGGAACTTTCAACCCAGATCAACGAACGATCGGTTGAGAACCTGCCTATCAATCGGCGTGACTTTTCGCGTTTTGCTCTTTTGACTCCGGGTGTTTCCATCGTTCAAGGGCCGGATGGCGACGAGATCACGATCAATGGTCAGAAAGGGATTCAGAATAACGTGTCCATCGATGGTGCCGACGCCAACAACCCGTTCTTCGGCGAACAGCGAGGCGGACAGCGTCCTGCGTTCACGATCAGTCTCGAATCTGTAAAGGAATTTCAGGTAGTTCCGGTTGGAGCTTCCGCCGAATTCGGCCGCAGTTCCGGCGGTTTTATCAACGCCGTAACTAAATCGGGCACAAACAGTTTTTCAGGAGCTGCATTCCTGTTTTTCCGTAATCAATTTCTATCCGGACAAAACCCCGACGCAGTTGATGCCGGGCTTCCGGTCGAGGATTTTACGAACTACCAGTTCGGCGGGAATGTGGGCGGACCAATAAAAAAAGACAAGGCCTTCTTCTTTGTTGCCTATGAGCGTAACGACGGCGAAAGCAGCAAGCCGAATTCGATCGATCCGATCCTGGCCAACATTTTCGCGACACGTTTCAATTCACCTAACGAGCAGACCGTGATACAACGGACGAACGACGCAGACGTTCTCCTGGGCAAAGTTGATATCAACATAAATAACAATAACCTTCTCACGTTCAGGCACAATTACAGCCGTGCCGAGCAGGTAAATGGCACCTTTGACGTTCCGACTTGGGGTTCAAGCGCTAATGGTCGCGAAACGTCCACTTCAAACTCTTTTATCGCTCAACTGGTCACCAATTTTTCGCCGACGCTTCTAAACGAATTTCGTTTCCAATGGGCGAAAGAAGAAAGACCGCGCTTTTACGATGGGCCCGACCTTCCGGATACGACAATCGGCACGTTTGACGGGTCGATCTCTTATCGATTCGGCCGACCGTTCTTTCTTCCCGTTCCGTCCGACGACGACCGGCTCCAGTTTACCGACAACCTTACTGTGATCCGCGGAAATCATTCGATCAAGCTGGGTGTCGATTTTAACCGCGTCAAGGTGTCGCAGACGTTCATCGGTTTTGCCCGCGGCCGGTACATCTTTGCGGCTCCGACAATAAGCGAAGCGATCGATGGCTTCATCGACTACATCGACGAGGTGAACGCTGACGCACTTGCCCTTTACCTGCAGTTCGCACCGATCGGAAATCGTACGGTCGAAGAAGCCGGAACTCAGGCGTACACTAACATCGAACCCGGGTTGTACATTCAGGATAATTGGCAGGCAAAGCGAAACCTTACGGTTAACCTTGGGTTTCGATGGGAAGCACAGTTTCAGCCCGACCCGATAAACCAGCCTTCGGCAACCCGTTACGGACAGTTTCTGAATGACCCTCGCTTTACTTCTGACGGTACGATACCGGATTTTACAGATGGGTTTGCTCCTCGTTTGGCGATGTCCTGGTCGCCTGGCAATGACGGTAAAACTGCAATCAGACTGGGGGCAGGAATCTATTATGCCCGCATTCCAGGACTTGTTGTTGCAGGCCCCAGGAATACTGACGGCGTGATCGCGGGGAACATTTTCTTTGCCAATTTCCTATGTACGGGCGACAAGATAGGCGGTTTGAACGGTTGTCCCGATTATCCGGGCATCGTTCCAACGGCCGGTTTCAGCCCGTTTAATCCGGGTGTTGCGGTTTTTGAGCGAAACTTCAAGAATCCGCGTACTATCCAATATAGTGCCAGCATCGAGCGCGAGGTTTATAAGAATACCTCGGTGCTCTTCGCATACAACTATGCAAAATCGACTCGGCTTACGCGGTTTGTAAATCGAGGCGACTCAAGGCTTTACGGTGGTGTAGCGATATTCGAGCGGCCTGACGGTTCGGGAATCGGCGAGATCCGATCGACCGAAAGTTCTGCTCGGTCCCTTTATCAGGGGTTAACCTTCACACTGAACAAACGGTTTTCAAACCGCTGGCAGTTCCAGGCCAATTATCTTTTGTCGTTCGACAAATCAGACGATGACAACGAACGTGATCCGTTCACTTTCCGATATGTTGATCCTCGCGATCTCTCGCCCGAATACAATTGGTCCGATCGCGATCAGCGACATCGCTTCAACGCGTTCGCGACCTTCTTGCTGCCGTACGAGATCAATCTCTCACCGATCGTCCAGTATCGTTCGGCTCAGCCAACGTCTGTCGTAAATCGAGGATCGTTTCCAAACATCGTCAAACGCAATACACTGCGTCTCGAGAATGATTTCTTCACGTTCGATATTAGGGCATCAAAGGCCTTTAAGATAACGGAGAAGGTTTCGATCGAGGGCATCTTCGAGGCATTCAATCTCTTCAACAATCGCAACCAACGGAGTCTGCCTCGGCCACTTACCTTTAACTTCGACGGAACGGTCTCTGCCGGTTTCGGCGAGCCGCGACAGGCTCAGGTCGGCGTCAGGTTGAAGTTCTAA
- a CDS encoding DUF4920 domain-containing protein yields MKFLFVVCALMLVYSAPVFGQELNSKGEPVAKNEQNKPVDLKKGEKITRGAAISRSSKKATVEKAFADPKKYEGQTVTVAGVIVRSCKTEGCWMEMADKEGGRSVRVTFGDHLFFIPLNSAGMKVKAEGKFVTTVLSKEKVDHLINDDGAKFDKRNPDGTVTEISFDATGVELTKAN; encoded by the coding sequence ATGAAATTTCTTTTTGTAGTTTGTGCATTGATGTTGGTCTATTCCGCTCCGGTCTTTGGACAGGAACTGAACAGCAAGGGCGAGCCGGTAGCCAAGAACGAACAGAACAAGCCGGTAGATCTTAAAAAAGGCGAGAAAATAACGCGTGGAGCGGCGATCAGCCGATCTTCAAAAAAGGCAACTGTCGAAAAGGCATTTGCCGATCCGAAGAAGTACGAAGGTCAGACGGTGACCGTCGCAGGCGTGATCGTCAGATCATGCAAGACCGAAGGCTGTTGGATGGAAATGGCAGATAAGGAGGGAGGCAGATCGGTCCGAGTGACCTTTGGCGATCATCTCTTTTTTATACCTTTGAACTCGGCCGGCATGAAGGTAAAGGCCGAAGGGAAGTTTGTTACTACAGTGCTTTCAAAAGAAAAGGTCGATCATCTGATCAATGATGACGGTGCAAAATTTGATAAACGAAATCCAGATGGTACCGTGACCGAGATCTCATTTGACGCAACCGGCGTCGAATTGACCAAAGCCAACTAG
- a CDS encoding amidohydrolase, which produces MDPGKPRVEAVAIIGTRFVSVGTNAEVRRLVGIRTTVIDAAGKIVIPGINDAHVHFMAIGNKFSSVDLRNVGSFDEMRQLFAYFVRFLPKGRWILGSGWNDRNLQPPSASTIRLIDDLTPDNPIFVYSADPSVAFANARALTIAGISRNTPDPIDGTIVRDISGEPTGVLKGKALQLLIRHIPPDHTRRWSEIAETASNYAASYGVTSAQDTDSDDRADVYRELERLGKLKTRIYDCKGLSEWAKTKKLPEFDNPDSMVTTGCVKGFHEGDDDWTQKLREDVIAADKAGWQVAIHAIGAKSNRIVLDIIEETIRLNGKRDRRFRIEHAEGIAPADLSRLGRLGITLSIQPYLFGRGAGYRSGYYERLRRAGAKLALGSDAPMTEFDPLLLLSAGNDGKLEFNNGSWLTSIIHSHTIGSAFAEFKEKVKGQIAVGKLADLVILSQNRVSSAPDAPHVANVSVTVVNGRIVYQRSY; this is translated from the coding sequence ATGGACCCCGGTAAGCCGCGGGTCGAGGCAGTCGCGATCATTGGTACCAGATTCGTTTCGGTCGGAACCAATGCCGAGGTTCGCAGACTGGTCGGAATACGTACGACCGTCATTGACGCAGCCGGCAAAATCGTCATCCCCGGAATTAATGACGCCCACGTTCATTTCATGGCGATCGGTAACAAGTTTTCGTCGGTCGATCTCCGCAATGTTGGTTCGTTCGACGAGATGCGGCAGCTCTTTGCATATTTCGTGCGTTTTCTTCCAAAGGGGCGCTGGATCCTCGGCAGCGGCTGGAACGATAGGAACCTGCAGCCGCCGAGCGCTTCTACAATTCGTTTGATCGATGACCTGACACCGGACAATCCGATCTTCGTTTACAGTGCTGACCCAAGTGTTGCTTTTGCGAACGCGAGAGCATTGACGATCGCGGGTATTTCGCGAAATACCCCAGACCCAATTGATGGAACGATAGTTCGCGATATCAGCGGCGAACCGACGGGCGTTCTAAAGGGAAAAGCACTTCAATTGTTGATTCGTCACATTCCGCCCGACCATACCCGCAGATGGTCCGAGATAGCAGAAACGGCATCGAATTATGCTGCATCGTATGGCGTTACCAGCGCACAAGATACCGATTCAGACGATCGAGCGGATGTATATCGCGAGCTCGAACGTCTTGGCAAACTGAAGACACGTATCTACGATTGCAAGGGTCTCTCGGAATGGGCCAAGACAAAAAAACTTCCCGAATTCGACAATCCCGATTCGATGGTCACGACCGGTTGCGTAAAGGGATTTCACGAAGGCGATGATGATTGGACGCAGAAACTGCGTGAAGATGTTATCGCCGCTGACAAAGCGGGATGGCAGGTCGCGATCCATGCGATCGGGGCAAAATCAAATCGAATAGTCCTCGATATTATTGAAGAGACGATCCGCTTGAACGGCAAACGCGACCGGCGATTCAGAATCGAACACGCCGAAGGGATCGCACCGGCCGACCTTTCGAGGCTCGGAAGGCTTGGCATCACTTTGTCGATCCAACCCTATCTATTTGGCCGAGGTGCCGGGTACCGAAGCGGTTACTACGAGCGATTACGTCGTGCCGGAGCGAAACTGGCGCTTGGTTCGGATGCTCCAATGACCGAATTTGATCCACTATTGCTGCTTTCGGCTGGGAATGACGGAAAATTAGAATTCAACAATGGCAGCTGGCTGACATCAATCATACATTCTCACACTATAGGTTCTGCATTTGCGGAGTTCAAAGAGAAGGTCAAGGGACAGATAGCGGTCGGCAAATTGGCAGATCTGGTCATTTTATCGCAAAATAGAGTCAGTTCCGCCCCGGATGCCCCGCACGTTGCCAATGTATCAGTAACGGTTGTGAACGGACGGATCGTTTATCAGAGATCTTATTGA
- a CDS encoding amidohydrolase: MRTIFLVIIIVATSFQIAAQGREADLVVINATIQTMDTKRPKAQAIAVAGGRIIAVGSDADIRPYIGSSTRRINAGGKLVIPGFNDAHVHFLETGQQLSSVDLRDAKTPEEFVERIRKFVAKLPRGRWILGGKWDHENWTPNNLPTAAMIDAVTPDNPVFIDRLDGHMALANSLALRMAKVDKNTKDVDGGEIVRDGLGNPTGVLKDAAMSYVTRIIPAPSWEERLEAAQAATDHAASLGVTSVQDVSAGTDIGVYQELLRRGSLKTRVYGCSPLADYKRWERTGARAAFGNDWLRVGCLKGYSDGSLGSTTAWFFQAYLDAPNSVGLASDEIPTMPEMVLNADKAGLQVNVHAIGDKANATVLDIFAKTAAANGDRDRRFRIEHAQHLRQEDIKRFGSQKVVASMQPFHIIDDGRWAWKRLDEPRLKGTYAFRTLLDSGGVLAFGSDSPVAPLNPIWGVYGSVTRRTLDEKNPNGWIPEQKISVEETVRAFTFGSAFAEFQEKEKGTIEVGKLADFVILSDDIFTIEPSKIRDVKVLTTVVDGRVVYEVK; this comes from the coding sequence ATGCGAACTATTTTTCTCGTCATCATTATCGTCGCTACATCGTTCCAGATCGCTGCCCAGGGCCGCGAAGCTGACCTTGTCGTCATCAATGCGACCATCCAAACGATGGACACAAAACGACCAAAAGCTCAGGCAATAGCCGTCGCCGGAGGAAGGATCATAGCCGTCGGCTCGGACGCTGACATCAGGCCATATATCGGTAGTTCCACTCGCCGGATCAATGCCGGTGGAAAACTCGTGATCCCGGGCTTCAACGATGCGCATGTGCATTTTCTTGAGACCGGTCAGCAGCTTTCCTCAGTCGATCTGCGCGATGCGAAAACACCCGAGGAGTTCGTCGAAAGGATCAGGAAATTCGTTGCGAAACTCCCAAGAGGACGTTGGATCCTTGGAGGTAAATGGGATCACGAAAATTGGACCCCGAACAACCTTCCCACCGCAGCGATGATCGACGCTGTGACGCCGGACAATCCCGTATTTATCGACCGCCTTGACGGCCACATGGCGCTTGCGAATTCACTAGCTCTGAGGATGGCAAAGGTCGATAAGAACACTAAGGACGTCGACGGCGGCGAGATCGTACGCGATGGACTCGGCAATCCTACCGGAGTGCTGAAAGATGCTGCCATGTCCTACGTCACCCGCATAATTCCTGCACCGTCGTGGGAAGAACGTCTGGAAGCCGCGCAGGCAGCGACAGACCATGCAGCATCGCTTGGGGTGACGAGCGTTCAGGACGTATCGGCCGGAACCGATATCGGAGTCTATCAAGAATTGCTTCGACGAGGATCGCTGAAAACGCGTGTTTACGGTTGCTCTCCGTTAGCTGACTACAAGCGCTGGGAACGAACCGGGGCGCGTGCTGCGTTTGGCAACGACTGGCTGCGGGTCGGATGTCTCAAAGGATATTCCGATGGCAGTCTTGGTTCGACAACGGCGTGGTTCTTTCAAGCCTACCTTGATGCACCAAATTCCGTCGGACTCGCCTCGGACGAGATACCCACTATGCCTGAAATGGTCCTTAACGCGGACAAAGCCGGGCTGCAGGTCAACGTTCATGCGATCGGCGACAAAGCTAATGCGACCGTCTTGGATATTTTTGCAAAGACCGCGGCAGCCAATGGCGACCGCGACCGTCGATTTCGGATCGAGCACGCACAACACCTTCGGCAGGAAGATATAAAGCGATTCGGATCCCAAAAGGTCGTTGCATCGATGCAGCCGTTTCATATCATTGACGATGGCCGATGGGCGTGGAAGCGACTTGATGAGCCAAGGCTCAAAGGGACTTACGCATTCCGCACGTTGCTGGACAGCGGCGGGGTTCTGGCTTTTGGATCGGATTCGCCAGTAGCACCGCTTAATCCGATATGGGGAGTGTATGGATCCGTCACCCGGCGAACGCTGGACGAGAAGAACCCGAACGGTTGGATACCGGAGCAGAAGATCTCGGTTGAAGAAACGGTCAGAGCGTTTACATTTGGATCGGCCTTTGCCGAATTTCAGGAAAAAGAGAAGGGCACGATCGAAGTCGGTAAGCTTGCCGATTTTGTCATCTTATCGGACGACATATTTACGATCGAACCGTCAAAGATCAGAGATGTGAAGGTGCTGACGACTGTTGTCGACGGCCGGGTCGTTTACGAAGTCAAGTGA